From the Paucidesulfovibrio longus DSM 6739 genome, the window CTTCATGAAAGCGGCTCAAAGCTTCATTTAACTCTGGCCTATCCAACTGCTGGGCGACTCGCTCAAGTTCTTCAAGGTGTAACGCTGTTTTTGCCTGAAGAATTTGTATTTTTTGGACTTCACCATTCTTGAGCTTTCCATTAGTCCCATATGCAGACAAAATCATTGAGCATTCTGGACCTGCAGTGTTTCGGACTTCCAATGCTTTGAGCTTCAGGAAGAACAACTCCGAGACGACTCCGTCAGCCAGGCTGATGTCCCTGGAAACGATGAACAGCAAGTTCTCTATTGACTTGATGAGCTTCGTCATTTCTGCAAACCACTGCGAAGCTATAGCAAGGTCACGCTTATCTTTAGTAACCAACATGTTTTCAGCAGCCAGGGTGCGTAACCGCTCAACAACAGAAAACTGCTCACCTATTGATAAAACTGCGTTATCTACCCCTGCGCTGTGAGACTCTTTCAAATCTCGCAGCGCAACTTGCAGAGCCACATCGCCTTCAGCTCTTTGCTGTAAAATGAACTCTCTGTTCCCCGCCATTCTTTCCAGTGGACCATCATTGTTCAACACAACATTTGTTCTGCCCCTGTCAAAACCATAATGTCGTACAGCTTGGAACAGGTTATCGGCGATGGCGTTAAGAGAATAAACTCTGCTTGACTGTCTGTATTGATCAAGAGAATTGGAAATGTTCAAGTAGGATGATGACGCAAAAACTAATGCTAGAAAGCAAAAAACTATTAATAGTAAATTCTTGATCTTAAGCACATGTCTCACCACTTGCTCTATTCCAGCGACATTATTATGTTAAACGTAGGATCAAAGATTCAATATGCTCCACATCAACAGGCTTCGCGGTGTAGTCGTTCATGCCCGCTGCCAAAAACTTTTCCTTGTCACCAGACATGGCATATGCCGTCATGGCGATGATCGGAATGTCCTTCCGGCCTTGTCCTGCATCTCCCCCTCGAATGGCTTTGGTGGCTTCAACGCCATCCATAATAGGCATCTGAATGTCCATCAGAATTACGTCAAAAGTGTCCTCCTTGAGAAGGGCAATTGCTTCCTGACCATCCTTGACGGCTTTGACAATATGCCCCTTTCTTTCAAGAAGCTTTGAGGTGGCGAGCCGGTTCACGTCTTCATCTTCAGCCAACAGAATTCGACACTGCTTGCTCTTTCGAACTCTCGAAGCGGAAATCTCTTGACTCAATCTCGACTCATCAACGCTAAACGTTACGCAAAAGTAGACGGTGGTGCCTTTTCCGAGTTCGCTTTCTATGGCAATGGTCCCGCCCATAAGTTCAATCAGTTTTTTGCAGATCGAGAGCCCCAAGCCTGCGCCTTGGTAATCCCTCCGATAGCCTGTGCTCACCTGCGAGAAAGGCTGAAACAATTGCTTAATCTTTTCGTCTGCTATGCCGATACCGGTGTCAGTGACGCTAAAAAGAACACGAACCTGATTCGAATCAGATGTTGCCAACGGATACGCTTCGACAGAAATGTGTCCTTCCTTGGTAAACTTAAACGCATTACCAATTAGATTGGTCAATACCTGCTGCAGACGCGGAGCGTCCCCTTTCACAACGCTTGGAATCACAGGATCAACATAGCAAAAATGATCAATATGGGTCTGCTGTGCAGTTGGCTTAAACAGTTCACATGTTTGCTTGAGCAATTCAACGAGGTCCATGGGCTGTGACTGAATTGTAAGCCGATTCGCCTCTACCCTGGACAAATCAAGAATGTCTGAAAGAAGACGTGTCAAACGCTTCGAAGATTGAATGGCGGTAAGGATGTACTCCTTCTGCTCCTCGTTCATACTGATCGTTTGCATAAGTTGAAGCATACCGAGAACGCCATTCATGGGAGTCCTGATTTCATGGCTCATGTTGGCAAGAAACTCAGACTTCACACGACTGGCGTCTTCAGCTTTATCCTTGGCCTCAATAAGGGCCACCTCTACCTCTTTTTGCTCTGTGATATCCCGAAACTCGACCACACGGACCTGTTTGCCTTTGTAGGGGATATTCTTGGCTTGCAGGCGTAAAGGATACTTGTCTCCGTTCTTGCGGACTCCGATAGCTTCGTAGGGTTCTTCATACCCAGCAAGAATGTTCGCCATGACCATCTCGCGAGCCTCCCTGGCAATGAGCAAGAGGCCGTCCATCCCAATCAGTTCCTCCATGAAAAATCCACTGATGTCGCAAAGGCCCTGGTTGCAATCCAAGATAAGACCTTTGTCGTGGATGGTGATGCCACCAAAAGATGCATTATGCAGGGCCTTGAACCTTTCTTCGCTTTCTCTCAGGGCATGCTCGGATAGCTTGCGCTCAGTGATGTCCTGGTGGGTTCCAGCCATGCGGATGGGAGCCCCCTGCTCATCCCATTCAACGACCTTCCCCTGATCGAGAACCCAAATCCAGTGTCCATCCTTGTGCCGCATCCTGGCTTCACATTGGTAGATTTGGGTCTTCCCCTGAAAGTGATCTTGCAAAGACTTCTCAGACCGTTCGAGGTCTTCCGGGTGGCAGAGGTTCATCCAGATCTGGATCGAAAGGGGCTCCAACTCTTTCAAAGTATACCCAGCAATGATCGCCCATTGTTCGTTGAAGTACACCTCTCCACTCTGGACTCTCCAGTCCCACAAACCGACTTGAGTTCCCTCAACAGCGAGCGCGAGGCGCTCCTGGCTTTTCCTCAACTCTTCGTAAAGACGGTCTTTTTCTGTTTTTGCCCATGCGAGTTTGATATTCCCATAGCTTAAGGATGCAAGAGTGTCGGCGAATTGGGAATAGAATCGCATGACGGTGTGGACTCTTTCCCGGCTCCAACGTGGCACCCTGTCCAGGGCTTCGAGATATTCCTTTTCGTCAAACCCATAAAGTTGGGCTTGGCGTCGAAATACTTCCCGGTCGGGCTCCTCGTCTTCGAAGAAAAACTGTCCGAGGAAGATGTTGCCCAAATGATTGCCCCCAACAATGAGCGGGGTGGCAATGTCCCACATGTTGTTTTTGCAGCGGTAAAGGCGAAACTCGCCTGGGAGGACTCCAGAAGACAGTTGCAGGTCGCTTCGCCTGCATGACTTGGCGGTGTCGGGATGTTCTCGATGAAAACGGGTGCAGATATCTTGCCATCCTGTAGCAACCAGGACATTCCCCTTCATGTCGAGAACGCCGATGCCAATTCCCGTAACCTGGTAGAAGTTGTCCATCATGGACTGCAGAGCTTCGCTGTCGATAATGTCAGAAAGCTCCAGATCTGCCATTCCCTCCTCAGGGTGGAGAATGGCCTTCAACTTGCGTCGAACCCTTCGCTCGCTTTCGCGTAAGGCTGCCTCAGCCCGCTTCCGCTCCGTGATATCTCGACTCACCCCCATAAGGTAAAGAAACCGGCCCTCTTCATCCGTCACGCTGCGGGCGTCAATCTCAAGCCAAACGCTGTGACCATCCTTATGCAGGGCTTCCAGCTCTAACCTGCGCTGGGCAGCACCAGCCTGCCCTTTGGCAAAAATATCTTGGAGCTCTTCCCGAAGTTCGGCGAGTAGCTTAAGGCTGGCGGGAGTGAAACGTTGCTGTGGAGAGGCTGCAATGGCCTCTTCCGGAGTAAAACCAAGGACAGTCTCAACAGAAGGGCTCATGTATG encodes:
- a CDS encoding PAS domain S-box protein, whose product is MESDRTKSKSQLISELEALRARVRELEGPSKQVLREDNHLDAKGNSARYLGSLSERSSEQDLIKPLDWEYQHKERIKELQGIIGLGQLIDKDYDPDVFFRKFVTDIAPPSMQYPDHVIAAVSINDKFYSNSDHSASVSLSASIDLGSSKKGFVKVGYDKDLPFIPEFEQRLVNTYGDIIGRYLIRIETLKKLEESEKRYKALYDSVLGPILVAELDTGIIIECNNAAEELFGRSRTELIGLHQSALHSLDDMTQEGVTRHFKKHLENQELTQEIRSLRPDGSFRVAEVKAKRFSLQGKDLILGVFHDTTEAKKSEQDLRRSEEHYRLLTENVRDIIWQRDASLNVTYMSPSVETVLGFTPEEAIAASPQQRFTPASLKLLAELREELQDIFAKGQAGAAQRRLELEALHKDGHSVWLEIDARSVTDEEGRFLYLMGVSRDITERKRAEAALRESERRVRRKLKAILHPEEGMADLELSDIIDSEALQSMMDNFYQVTGIGIGVLDMKGNVLVATGWQDICTRFHREHPDTAKSCRRSDLQLSSGVLPGEFRLYRCKNNMWDIATPLIVGGNHLGNIFLGQFFFEDEEPDREVFRRQAQLYGFDEKEYLEALDRVPRWSRERVHTVMRFYSQFADTLASLSYGNIKLAWAKTEKDRLYEELRKSQERLALAVEGTQVGLWDWRVQSGEVYFNEQWAIIAGYTLKELEPLSIQIWMNLCHPEDLERSEKSLQDHFQGKTQIYQCEARMRHKDGHWIWVLDQGKVVEWDEQGAPIRMAGTHQDITERKLSEHALRESEERFKALHNASFGGITIHDKGLILDCNQGLCDISGFFMEELIGMDGLLLIAREAREMVMANILAGYEEPYEAIGVRKNGDKYPLRLQAKNIPYKGKQVRVVEFRDITEQKEVEVALIEAKDKAEDASRVKSEFLANMSHEIRTPMNGVLGMLQLMQTISMNEEQKEYILTAIQSSKRLTRLLSDILDLSRVEANRLTIQSQPMDLVELLKQTCELFKPTAQQTHIDHFCYVDPVIPSVVKGDAPRLQQVLTNLIGNAFKFTKEGHISVEAYPLATSDSNQVRVLFSVTDTGIGIADEKIKQLFQPFSQVSTGYRRDYQGAGLGLSICKKLIELMGGTIAIESELGKGTTVYFCVTFSVDESRLSQEISASRVRKSKQCRILLAEDEDVNRLATSKLLERKGHIVKAVKDGQEAIALLKEDTFDVILMDIQMPIMDGVEATKAIRGGDAGQGRKDIPIIAMTAYAMSGDKEKFLAAGMNDYTAKPVDVEHIESLILRLT